The nucleotide window GTCTGGTGCTCAAAAGCGATCGCGAGGCCATGGTCAACACCGCCTCGGCGGCCCCGCCCGTGAGGGAGCGCTGATCATGGCGGCACGAAACGGTCTCATCGCGGCATTGGACGTGGGCACCACCAAGGTGTGCTGCTTCATCGCCAAGATCCAGGACGACGGCAGCCCCCGCATGGTGGGCATCGGCCATCAGGTGGCGCGCGGCATGCGCAACGGCGCCGTGGTGGATATGGAGGAACTGGAAACCTCCATCCGCGCCGCCGTCGAGTCCGCCGAAGAGATGGCCAATGATCAGGTCCGCGCCGTGGCCGTCAACATCTCGGGCGGCCATCCCGGCTCGGCCAACGTCAAGGTGGAAGTGGCCATGAACGGCCACGCCGTCAACGAGGCCGATATCCGCCGCATGCTCGAACACGGCCGCGCCCACCACGAAAGCCCCGACCGCGAGCTGATCCACGCCATCCCCGTGGATTACACCATCGACGGCAACGAGGGCATCAAGGACCCGCGCGGCATGTTCGGCGACCGGTTGGGGGTCGCCATCCACGTCATCGCGGCGGGGATCGGCCCGGTGCGCAATCTGTGCACCGTGGTCAACCGCTGCCATCTGGACATCGAAGCCCGCGTGGTCAGCCCCTATGCCTCGGGCCTGGCCTGCCTGGTGGAAGACGAGAAGGAATTGGGCGTCACCTGCATCGATATGGGCGGCGGCACCACCTCCATCGCGGTCTTCCTGGGCGGCCAACTGGTCCATACCGACGTCATCGCCGTGGGCGGCGCCTATGTGACCAGCGACATCGCCCGCGGCCTGTCGACGCCGGTGATCCATGCCGAGCGCCTGAAGACCCTTTACGGCTCGGTGATCCCGTCGGCCAACGACGACCGCGAGATCTTCAAGGTGCCCCTGGTGGGCGAGGACGAGGACGGCGCCTCCAATCAGGTGCAGCGCAGCATGCTGATCCAGATCATCCAGCCGCGCCTCGAAGAGACCTTCGAACTGGTGCGCTCGCATCTGGAACAGGGCGGCTTCGACAAGCTGGCCGGGCGGCGCGTGGTGCTGACCGGTGGCGCCAGCCAGATGCAGGGTGCGCGGGATCTGGCCGGTCATGTGCTGGACAAGCAGGTACGCCTGGGCAAGCCCATCGGACTGCACGGTCTGCCCGAGGCCACCGGCGGCCCCGCCTTTTCCACCTGTGCCGGATTGATCCGCTATGCCCTGGCCCATGCCCCCGCGCAATCGCGCGGAAAGCGGACGGGGAAAAGCGGCGAGGGACAAGGGGGCTGGGGCCGTCTCGGCTCGTGGCTCAAACGGAATTTCTGAGTTCAAACGAGTTTTTTAAGTTCAACGGGGCTGGCAACGAATCGGCCCAACAGCGCGGAGGACCTTGGATATGTTGACTTTTCTTCCCGGGGCTCATCAAGAGCTCAAGCCTCGAATCACCGTGGTGGGCGTGGGCGGCGCCGGTGGCAATGCCGTCAACAACATGATTTTGTCGCGGCTTGAGGGTGTCGAGTTCATCGTCGCCAACACCGATTCCCAGTCCCTGGGCCAAAGCCGCACCGAACGCCGCATTCAGCTGGGCAATCAGGTGACCCAAGGCCTGGGCGCCGGGTCGCGTCCCGATATCGGCCGCGCGGCGGCCGAGGAAAGCCTGGAAGAAATCCTGGGCCAGATCGGCGGAGCCAACATGGTGTTCATCACCGCTGGCATGGGCGGCGGCACCGGTTCGGGCGCAGCCCCCGTCATCGCCAGGGCCGCGCGCGAGCAGGGCATCCTGACTGTCGGCGTGGTGACCAAGCCCTTCCACTTCGAAGGCGCGCACCGCATGCGCACCGCGGAAAGCGCCATCGAGGAACTGCAGCAGTTCGTCGATACCCTGATCATCATCCCCAATCAGAATCTGTTCCGCGTCGCCACCGAGCGCACCACCTTCGCCGACGCCTTCAAGATGGCCGACGACGTGCTGTATTCCGGCGTGCGCGGCGTCACCGATCTGATGATCATGCCCGGCCTGATCAATCTGGACTTCGCCGACATCCGCACCGTGATGAGCGAGATGGGCAAGGCCATGATGGGCACCGGCGAGGCCGAGGGCGACAAGCGCGCCATCGACGCCGCCGAGGCCGCCATTTCCAATCCGCTGCTGGACGACACCTCCATGAAGGGCGCGCGCGGCGTGCTCATCAACATCACCGGCGGCATGGACATGACCCTGTTCGAGGTGGACGAGGCCGCCAACCGCATCCGTGACGAGGTCGATCCCGACGCCAACATCATCTTCGGCTCCACCTTCGACGAGAAGCTGAACGGCAAGATGCGCGTCTCCGTGGTCGCCACCGGCATCGCCTCGGAAGCCGCCGCTCAAGGAAAGCCCACCGTCATCTCCCTGGTGACCCCCACCGCGCCTCCGGCCCCAGCCCCGGCCGCCCGTCCCGCCGCCGCCGCCACTCAGGCGCCGTTCTTCCGGCCTCAAGCCGCGGCTCAGCCGGCCGTGGCCAGAACTCCGGTTTCCGCTCCGGTCTCGGCTCCCGCCGCCGTGGCTCATTCCGCCCCTCAGCCCGCCCAGCGCTCGGCCACCGCCGCCCAGTTGCAGCCCGAGCTGGACATCGGACGCCCCGAACCCGTGGTCCGTCACGAGCCCGTGATGCGCTCCGAGCCGGTCATCCGCACCGAAGCGCCCGCCCGCGCCGAAATCCGCCCCGAGCCGGAACTGCGTCTCGAGCCTGAAATTCATGTGGAATCCGACATGCGGGCCGAAGCCGAGATGGATACCCGGCACGAGCCGGTTCTCGGCCGCGCGCCCGCCGACATGCGGGTTCAGCACGAGATGAAGGATCTGCACAAGGCGCTGTCCGACATCTCCGAAACCCCCACCGCCCCCGTCCTGGCGCCCCAGCCGCCCCAGGAAACGCGGCGCATGGGCGGTCTGCTGGACCGTCTGGTCAATCGCAACCGCGCCCCGGCCCAGCCTGCCCCGCAGCCGCAACCGCAGCCCCAGCCGCGCATGGAAGCCCGCCGCGAACCCACCGCCAGCCGTGCGGGCGAAGACCTGGACATTCCGGCCTTCCTGCGCCGCCAGGCCAACTGAGTACTTTGATACCGGAGAGGGGCTAGCCCCCTCTTCCAACGCGCTGTAAGACTTAAGGCCCGACCGGTTCTCCGGCCGGGCCTCTTTTTTTGCTTCACGCATTACAATTCAATGAGTTAGCCATATGTTTCACGATCCTGGACGAGTGTAACATTTGGCAATAATGATTGATTTGAGACCTGGACTCCGCGCTGCTACACCTATGACCATCGAGATGAAGGATCGCCTCGGCGCACAGACCTAGCGCGACGCGGCGAGCCAGAAGACAGGGATTTTCAGCGTGAATCAGATCGTCAGCCATCTGCGTCCCGAAGCCAAGTCTTCCTCCCCCCATTCCACCCGTCAGCGCACTTTGAAGAGCGCCATCGGCTGCACCGGCGTCGGGCTGCATTCGGGCGCCAAGGTGACCATGGTCCTGCATCCGGCCGAGGCCGGAACCGGCATCCGCTTCCGCCGTATCGACATCGCCGGTGGCGGGGCCATCGTTCCGGCCCTGTGGTCGTCGGTGGGCGATACCCGCATGAACACCTGCCTGAAGAACGAAGCGGGCGTGGTGGTCGGCACGGTCGAACACCTGATGAGCGCCCTGGCCGGCATGGCCATCGACAACTGCCTGATCGAGATCAACGGCCCGGAAGTGCCGGTGATGGACGGTTCGGCGGCCCCCTTCCTGTTCCTCATCGAATGCGCTGGCGTGGTCGAGCAGGAGGCTCCCCGTCAGGCCATCCGCATCCTCAAGCGCGTCTCCATCAAGGACGGCGAACGCTCTGCCTCGCTGACCCCATCCTCGGGTTTCTCGGTGCGCTTCGAGATCGATTTCGGCGCCTCGGCCATCTCGCGGCAGGAATTCTTCGTCAATCTGTCGCGCGGCACCTTCAAGGCGGAAGTCTCCCGCGCCCGGACCTTCGGGTTCGAGCAGGAAGTGGCCATGTTGCGCGCCCACGGTCTGGCCCGCGGCGGCTCGCTGGACAATGCCGTGGTGATCGACAGCACCGGCACCAAGGTGCTCAACGACGACGGCCTGCGCTATACCGATGAATTCGTCCGCCACAAGGTGCTGGACGCGGTGGGCGACCTCTATCTGGCGGGCGCCCCCCTGCTGGGCCATTACCACGGCGTGCGCGCCGGTCATGCGGTCACCAACCAGTTGCTGCGCGCCCTTTTCGCCGATAGCAGCGCCTGGGAACTCACCACCATCGCGCCGGGTTCGGCCGCCGCGCCCTTCGCGCCCCCGGCCCTGGCCATCGCCGCCAACGGCTAATCTGCTTTCGACCCCCAAAATGGCCCTCTCCGCTTCGGTGGAGAGGGTTTTTTTACGTGGGGAAGATGTTATAGTGCGGCCCGTTCCGGTCCTGTCCTTGTAAAGAGACCCCATGCGCCATCGTTCAGCCTCCGCCCGTCTTCTGCCGGCCCTCGCCCTGTCGGCGGCCTTGGCCGCCGGATTGGGGGCGTGCAGCGAGAAGAAGCCCGAATATGTCGAGCGCCCGGTGGAGGAGCTCTACAACGAGGCCATGGATCTGGTCGATGCCAACGAATACTACAAGGCCGCCCAGCTGTTCGACGAGGTGGACCGCCAACACCCCTATTCGGCCTGGGCCACCAAGGCGCAGCTGATGGGCGCCTATGCGCTTTACGAGCGCAACAAGTATGACGACGCCATCGTGGCGCTCGACCGCTTCATCCAGCTCCACCCCGGCAACAAGAGCATCGCCTACGGCTACTATCTCAAGGGCCTGTGCTATTACGAGCAGATCACCGACGTCGCCCGCGATCAGAAGCTCACCGAACAGGCGTTGAAGATCCTGCAGGAAGTGGTGGACCGCTTTCCCAGCTCGGTCTATGCCCGCGATGCCCGCCTGAAGATC belongs to Paramagnetospirillum magnetotacticum MS-1 and includes:
- the ftsA gene encoding cell division protein FtsA, translated to MAARNGLIAALDVGTTKVCCFIAKIQDDGSPRMVGIGHQVARGMRNGAVVDMEELETSIRAAVESAEEMANDQVRAVAVNISGGHPGSANVKVEVAMNGHAVNEADIRRMLEHGRAHHESPDRELIHAIPVDYTIDGNEGIKDPRGMFGDRLGVAIHVIAAGIGPVRNLCTVVNRCHLDIEARVVSPYASGLACLVEDEKELGVTCIDMGGGTTSIAVFLGGQLVHTDVIAVGGAYVTSDIARGLSTPVIHAERLKTLYGSVIPSANDDREIFKVPLVGEDEDGASNQVQRSMLIQIIQPRLEETFELVRSHLEQGGFDKLAGRRVVLTGGASQMQGARDLAGHVLDKQVRLGKPIGLHGLPEATGGPAFSTCAGLIRYALAHAPAQSRGKRTGKSGEGQGGWGRLGSWLKRNF
- the lpxC gene encoding UDP-3-O-acyl-N-acetylglucosamine deacetylase — translated: MVSHLRPEAKSSSPHSTRQRTLKSAIGCTGVGLHSGAKVTMVLHPAEAGTGIRFRRIDIAGGGAIVPALWSSVGDTRMNTCLKNEAGVVVGTVEHLMSALAGMAIDNCLIEINGPEVPVMDGSAAPFLFLIECAGVVEQEAPRQAIRILKRVSIKDGERSASLTPSSGFSVRFEIDFGASAISRQEFFVNLSRGTFKAEVSRARTFGFEQEVAMLRAHGLARGGSLDNAVVIDSTGTKVLNDDGLRYTDEFVRHKVLDAVGDLYLAGAPLLGHYHGVRAGHAVTNQLLRALFADSSAWELTTIAPGSAAAPFAPPALAIAANG
- a CDS encoding outer membrane protein assembly factor BamD gives rise to the protein MRHRSASARLLPALALSAALAAGLGACSEKKPEYVERPVEELYNEAMDLVDANEYYKAAQLFDEVDRQHPYSAWATKAQLMGAYALYERNKYDDAIVALDRFIQLHPGNKSIAYGYYLKGLCYYEQITDVARDQKLTEQALKILQEVVDRFPSSVYARDARLKIDLARDHLAGKEMNIGRYYQNLGHHLAALNRFKMVAEQYQTTTHVPEALYRMVELYTALGLDQEAARAAAVLGHNFPGSDWYEDAYAMAEKGNLNPTGRSKKSWTDSLTFWSSDKDKAKERSKPADPAKTSGGWFNWAKFW
- the ftsZ gene encoding cell division protein FtsZ; the encoded protein is MLTFLPGAHQELKPRITVVGVGGAGGNAVNNMILSRLEGVEFIVANTDSQSLGQSRTERRIQLGNQVTQGLGAGSRPDIGRAAAEESLEEILGQIGGANMVFITAGMGGGTGSGAAPVIARAAREQGILTVGVVTKPFHFEGAHRMRTAESAIEELQQFVDTLIIIPNQNLFRVATERTTFADAFKMADDVLYSGVRGVTDLMIMPGLINLDFADIRTVMSEMGKAMMGTGEAEGDKRAIDAAEAAISNPLLDDTSMKGARGVLINITGGMDMTLFEVDEAANRIRDEVDPDANIIFGSTFDEKLNGKMRVSVVATGIASEAAAQGKPTVISLVTPTAPPAPAPAARPAAAATQAPFFRPQAAAQPAVARTPVSAPVSAPAAVAHSAPQPAQRSATAAQLQPELDIGRPEPVVRHEPVMRSEPVIRTEAPARAEIRPEPELRLEPEIHVESDMRAEAEMDTRHEPVLGRAPADMRVQHEMKDLHKALSDISETPTAPVLAPQPPQETRRMGGLLDRLVNRNRAPAQPAPQPQPQPQPRMEARREPTASRAGEDLDIPAFLRRQAN